The nucleotide sequence AAGATTGCCAATCAGGGTGGATCGATTATATTTTATCGGTTTTCGGCCCGGCCGCCGGCCGGCTGGACAGAGGCATCGGGAGCAGGCATTGTTTTTTCACAATACACGCGAATATCTCCAGGAGAGGTGGTTGGCATATGGCAAGGATAACAGTTGAGGATTGTCTGGAAAGAATAGGTGATGAAAATCGGTTCGCCCTGGTTCATCTGGCGGTGGCCCGGATCAAGCAGCTTCGCAAGGGCGCGCAATTACTGGTCACCGACCGGAAAAACAAGGAAGTGGTGATGGCCCTGCGGGAAATCGCCGCTGGCAAGGTTTCCCTTGACAACATCAAGGAACTGGCCCGGCCGCCCCAGGCGCCGGCGGTTGAGGCCGGTGCGGGAAGTGAACCGGGAAAAATCGCTGAATCGGTTGCTTGATTTTGTCTGTTGTTATGGAATCTGATTATTATCAGCTACTTGGCGTCTCGCGGTCCGGCTCGGCCGATGAGATAAAGAGGGCGTATCGCAAACTGGCGATGAAATATCACCCGGACCGGAACCGGGGTGACAAGGAAGCTGAGGAACGATTCAAGGAGGCCACCGAGGCCTACGAGGTCTTGAGCGATGTCCACAAACGCCAGATTTACGATACATACGGCCATGAGGGGCTGAAGAATACCGGGTACAGCGGTCCTGGGAATTTCGAGGATATCTTTTCGAGTTTCGGCGATATCTTCGGCGACATCTTCGGCGGGTTCGGGGGCAGACGGCAGACCAGGCAGGGACCGGCGCCCGGCGC is from Desulfobacterales bacterium and encodes:
- the rpoZ gene encoding DNA-directed RNA polymerase subunit omega — translated: MARITVEDCLERIGDENRFALVHLAVARIKQLRKGAQLLVTDRKNKEVVMALREIAAGKVSLDNIKELARPPQAPAVEAGAGSEPGKIAESVA